Below is a genomic region from Azoarcus sp. KH32C.
GTCGATTTCGCGCGTGACGCTGGCCTGTCTGCCGTCGATCTCGATCGCCGAGGCGAAGGTCGCCTGCGGCCAGGCGGCCAGCGCGGCGAGCATCTGGCCGGTCTGGTTGGCGTCGTCGTCGATGGCCTGCTTGCCGCAGATGACGAGTTGCGGCTGTTCCCTGTCGCACAGGGCTTTCAGCAGCTTGGCGACGGCCAGGGGCTGGAGGTCGACGTCACTCGGTTCGTCACACTGGACAAGGATGCCGCGGTCCGCGCCCATGGCCATCGCGGTGCGCAGGGTTTCCTGGCAGGCGGCGACGCCGCAGCTGATGGCGACGACTTCGGTGGCGATGCCGGCTTCCTTCAGGCGCACCGCCTCTTCCACGGCGATTTCGTCGAAGGGGTTGATGCTCATCTTGACGTTGGCGAGGTCCACGCCGGAGCCATCCGCCTTGACGCGCACCTTGACGTTGTAATCGACGACCCGCTTCACGGGAACGAGAATTTTCATGACGGGAACCTCTTTTCAGACACGTTCGATGACCATGGCGATGCCCTGGCCGACGCCGATGCACATGGTGCATAGGGCGTAGCGTCCGCCGCGGCGGACGAGTTCATGGGTGGCGGTGGCGACGAGGCGCGCGCCGCTCATGCCGAGCGGGTGGCCCATGGCGATGGCTCCGCCGTTCGGATTGACGTGCGGCGCATCGTCCGGAATGCCGAGCTGGCGCAACACTGCCAAGCCTTGTGCGGCGAAGGCCTCGTTGAGTTCGATGACGTCCATCTGCGCCAGCGTGAGGCCGAGGCGGGCGAGGAGCTTCTTCGTGGCCGGCACAGGGCCGATCCCCATCACGCGCGGCTCGACGCCGGCCGTCGCCATCCCGAGGATGCGGGCGCGCGGCCGGAGTCCGTATCGATCGGCCGACGCGGCCGAGGCGATGAGCAGGGCGCAGGCGCCGTCGTTGACGCCGGACGCGTTGCCGGGGGTGACGGACAGCGCCGGGCCGTTGACGCCCTTGAGGCCGGCCAGCATTTCCAGCGTGGTGTCCGGCCGCGGGTGCTCGTCGGCGGTGACGACTTTGGAATCGCCTTTCTTCTGCGGGATACGGACCGGCACGATCTCCTCGGCAAAGCGGCCCGCCGCCTGGGCGGCGGCCCAGCGCTGCTGGCTGCGCCACGCGAAGAGATCCTGGTCGGCGCGGGAGATGCCGTAGTCGGCGGCGACGTTGTCGGCGGTCTCCGGCATCGAATGCGTGCCGAACTGCTGCTTCATCTGCGGATTGACGAAGCGCCAGCCGATCGTCGTGTCGTGGATGCTCATGCTGCGGCCGAAGGCGCTGTCGGACTTGGGCAGCACGAAGGGCGCGCGCGACATGCTCTCGACCCCGCCGGCGATCAGCAGCTCCGCTTCGCCGCCCTTGATCGCGCGCGCAGCGGCGCCGACGGCGTCCATGCCGGAGCCGCACAGGCGGTTGATCGTCGTGCCGGGGACGTCGATCGGAAGGCCGGCGAGCAGCGCGGCCATGCGCGCGACGTTGCGGTTGTCCTCGCCGGCCTGGTTGGCGCAGCCGAGGATGACGTCGTCGACCTGATTCCAGGCGACGCTCCGATTGCGTTCGAGCAGGGCGCGCAGCGGGATCGCGGCCAGGTCGTCGGTTCGTACCGACGACAGCGCGCCGCCGTAGCGGCCGATCGGCGTGCGCACGGCGTCGCAGATATAGGCTTCGTTCATGAATTTCTCGGGGTCATGGCAGCGAAATAGCGCTGTTCGATCAGCGGCGAAATGCGGTATCGATCCTCGCCGTAGGCGTCGGCGAGGTGGGCCAGCACCGTGCGGATCGCCGGCAGTCCGAGGCTTTCGGCCCACTCGAGCGGCCCCCGCGGGTAGCCCACGCCGAGGCGCATCGCGGTGTCGATTCCGCCGGGATCGGACACGCCCTGGTTGACGGCATCGCTGGCCTCGTTGGCAAGCATCGCCACGGTGCGCATAACGGGCAGGCCGGGGGTGTCGCGCAGATGCGAGACGGCAATCCCGGCGGCCTGCAGTAGTCCGATGGCGGCGTCGGCAGCTTCGTTGCTGCACGTTTCCGCGGCGGCGAGTGCGAGACGAGACGCAGTGGCGTAGTCCGCCGCGAGGTCCACGACGACGGTGTCGGCGAAGCCGTTATCGGCCGCCCGCCGGGTTGCCGAGCGCCCGTCGGTCACATAGAGGCGTGCCTTGCCTGCCGTTGCGATCAGTCCGTCGTGGGACTCGGGCTGGCGGGTGAGCCGGACGTCGCGGGCTGCGAGGCGCTGGGCCAGCGCCTCGGCGAGGAGCGAGGCACCGTGAAGGGCGATGGCTGGCGGTAGCGGCAGGGGAGCGACCGTATTGGGCTCCGGCTTCACCGCGTCGGCGCCGTAGTCGTAGAAACCCCGCCCGCTCTTGCGCCCGAACCAGCCGGCGGCGACATACTCCTGCTGGATCTGCGAGGGGGTGTAGCGCGCATCGTTGAAGAAGGCCTGCCAGACCGAGTTGGTCACGGCGAAATTGACGTCGAGACCGATGAGGTCCATCAGCTCAAAGGGGCCCATGCGGAAGCCGCCCGCCTCGCGCATCAGTGCGTCGAGGGTGGCGCAGTCGGCAACGCCTTCGTTCAGCAGGCGCAGGGCTTCCGAGTAATAGGGGCGGGCGACCCGATTGACGATGAAGCCCGGAGTCGATTTGGCGCGCACCGGGCGCTTCCCCCAGGCGGCGGCGGTGGCGAAGACGGTGTCTGCCGCTGTCCGGTCCGTCGCGAGGCCGGACACGATTTCGACCAGCGCCATCAGCGGCGCCGGGTTGAAGAAGTGCATGCCCACGACGCGGCCCGGATGGCGCAGGCCCGCCGCAATGGCAGTGACCGAGATCGACGAGGTGTTCGTCGCGAACAGGCAGTCCGCATCGACGACCTCTTCGAGATCGCGGAACAAGCTGCGCTTGGCGTCCAGGTTTTCGACGATGGCTTCGATGACGAGCCCGCAGCCGGCGAGGTCTGCGAGACTGGCGGCGGCGGACAGACGCGCACCGGCGGCGTCGGCCTCGGCGGGGGGGAGCCTGCCTTTATCGGCAAGCCTGAAGAACTGTTTGCGGATGGCATCGACGGCCGAGGCTGCGGCGTCGGGCCGTGCATCGAACAGTCGGACCGGATGGCCGGCCTGGGCTGCGACCTGGGCGATGCCGCTGCCCATCGCGCCACTGCCGATGACGGCAACCGGGCAGGAGTGGGGCAGGGGGCTCATCGTGCTGGACCCTCGTGGTATGTCATGGGATCTCCGTTGAAGTGTGCTGGCTTGTCAGGGGCTCTAGCGGCCTTGCCAGCTGGGAGTGCGCTTTTCCAGGAAGGCCGCGATGCCTTCGCGACGATCCTCGGTGCCGGCAAGGAGGACGAAATTGCGGCGCTCCATCGCGAGGCCGGTGGCGAGTGGGGTTTCGAAGGATTGCAGCACGGCATCCTTGGCGAGACGCACGGCAAGGGGCGCCTTGCTCGCGATCTTGAGTGCCAGTTCGCGTGCACGCGGCAGGCACTCGTCATCCGTTGTGACTTCGGCGACCAGCCCCGCGGACAGGGCCTCGCGGGCGCCCAGGAATTCACCTGCAAGCACGAGCTTCATCGCTACCCCCTTGCCGACCACGCGGGTGAGCCGCTGCGTGCCGCCGGCGCCCGGGATGATGCCGAGGTTGATCTCGGGCTGACCGAACTGGGCGGATTCGCCGGCGATGAGGATGTCGGCGTGCATGGCGAGCTCGCACCCGCCGCCCAGGGCATAACCGCAGACCGCGGCGACGATGGGCTTGGGGAATCGCGCGATCGCGGCGAACAGACGGGGCCGCTCTTCGAGCAGCACGGCCTGCATGTCCTTGGCCGCCATCTCCGCGAGGTCGGCGCCCGCCGCAAAGAGGCGCGGGCCGCCGGTGAGGACGACGCAGCGCACGTCGGCGTCGGCGTCGGCGGTCTCCAATAGGGCCACCAGCGCACGGAGCAGCGGCGTGGACAAGGCGTTGCGGGCTTGCGGGCGGTTGAGCGTGATCTCGAGCACGCCTTCTTCCGGCCCGCGGACCAGCAACAACGAGTCGTCGGCGAGGGGGGCGATAGAGTCGGCCATCGTGCCACTCAATCCGGAATGACGGCCGTCACCTCGATCTCGACCTTGGCTTCGTCCTCGACCAGGTCGGCGATCTGGATGGCGCTCATGGCCGGGTAGTTGCGGCCGATCACGTCGCGGTAGACGACGCCGACGTCCTTGAGGCGGGCGACGTATTCCTTCTTGTCCTTGAGATACCAGGTCATGCGGACGATGTGCTCGGGACCGCCGCCGGCCGTGCGCACGACGTCGACGCAGTTCTGCAGCGCCTGGCGGATCTGCTCGACGAGGTCGTCGGTCTCGAACTTGCACTCGGCGTTCCAGCCGATCTGTCCGCCGACGTAGATCTGGCGGCCGCGCGCCTCGATGCCGTTCGCGTAGCCCTTGGGGGCAATCCAGCCTTCGGGTTGAATGATTTTGTTGCTCATGATCTCTCCTTGAATCGGGTGATGGCTTGCCGGATATCCTCCGGCCAGGGGATGGAGCGATGCGTCTCCAGGGATGTGGCGACGAGGCATTGATCGAAGCGCACGCGTTCCTGTCCGTCGGCGCCGACGATCCGGTGCCTGAGGTCGAGCGAACTGCGCCCGATCCTCTCGACCGACAGGTGAAAACAGAGGGTGTCGCCGAGCCGGGACGGGGCGACGAAGGTGGTGTCGAGCTTTGCCGTCGGGGTCCCCAGCCGTCTCTGGCTGACCGTCTCGGTCCAGGGCTTGCCAAGGTGCGCCCACCAGTCCTCGACAACGCCGTTGAGCATCTCGAAATAGCGCGGGAAGAACACGATGCCGGCGGGGTCGCAATGGGCAAACCGGACCAGGCGTTCCGCCATGAATTCGCCGGGTAGGGCCTCGCGTGGAGGCAGGGTCAGCATGGTCGTCATACGGCGCTCCGGGCCTGGGCCTGCTCGTGTTCCTTGAGGAGCTCGCGCGCCACGATCAGCTTCTGGACTTCGGTCGCGCCCTCGTAGATGCGCAGCGCGCGGATCTCGCGGTAAAGCGACTCGACGACGACGCCCGTGCGCACGCCCTGGCCGCCATGCATCTGCACCGCGGCGTCGATGACGCGCTGGGCGTTCTCGGTGGCGGTCATCTTCGCCATCGCCGCTTCGCGGGTCGTCGGCAGCTTCTGCACGTCGCGGCGCCACGCGGCCCGCGCGGTGAGCAGCGCCGCGGACTCGATGTCCGTTGCCATCTCGCCTAGCTTGGCTTGCGTGATCTGGAAGTCGGCCAGGGTGTGACCGAACATCGGCCGGCTGCGGACATGAGCCAGCGCTTCGTCGAGCGCGCGGCGGGCAAAGCCCTGCGCGGCCGCGCCGACCGATGCGCGGAAGATGTCGAGCGTGCGCATCGCGACCTTGAAACCCTCCCCGGGCGCGCCCAGACGGTTGGCTGCCGGCACCCGCATATCGGTGAACCGCAGGCGGGCCAGCGGATGCGGCGCGATCACCTCGAGGCGCTCGGCGACTTCGAACCCGGGCATGTCGGGCGTGACGACGAAGGCCGAGATGCCGCGCGTTCCCGGCGCCTCGCCGGTGCGGGCGAAGAGGCAATAGACGTCGGCGATTCCGCCGTTGGAGATCCAGGTCTTCTCGCCGTTGATCACGTAGTCGTCACCGTCGCGACGCGCCTCGCAACTCATCGCGCCGACATCCGATCCGGCCAGCGGCTCGGTCAGAGCGAAGGCGGCGATCCATTCGCCGGCCGCCACCTTCGGCAGCACGCGGCGCTTCATCCCGGGGGAACCCGCGAGCGTGATCGCGCCGGTGCCCAGGCCCTGCATCGCAAACGCGAAGTCGGCCAGGCCGTCGTGGTAGGCGAGGGTCTCCCGGGCGATGCACAGCGAGCGCGAATCGAGTTCCGGCAGCGCGCCGCCGAATTCGGCCGGCACGCAATAGCGCAGGAAGCCAGCCCGGCCGAGGTCGCGCACGAGGCGACGGCAGGCGTTGTCGGTATCGTGGTGGTCGATCGCCGGCAGCGCCGACGCCCAGTCGAGGAGGGCATCGGAAAGCTGCCGGTGCTCCGGCCCGAAGAAGGGAAGGTCGAGGAGGGAGCGGTCCATGGCCCTGGCCTCAGTT
It encodes:
- a CDS encoding acyl-CoA dehydrogenase family protein — its product is MDRSLLDLPFFGPEHRQLSDALLDWASALPAIDHHDTDNACRRLVRDLGRAGFLRYCVPAEFGGALPELDSRSLCIARETLAYHDGLADFAFAMQGLGTGAITLAGSPGMKRRVLPKVAAGEWIAAFALTEPLAGSDVGAMSCEARRDGDDYVINGEKTWISNGGIADVYCLFARTGEAPGTRGISAFVVTPDMPGFEVAERLEVIAPHPLARLRFTDMRVPAANRLGAPGEGFKVAMRTLDIFRASVGAAAQGFARRALDEALAHVRSRPMFGHTLADFQITQAKLGEMATDIESAALLTARAAWRRDVQKLPTTREAAMAKMTATENAQRVIDAAVQMHGGQGVRTGVVVESLYREIRALRIYEGATEVQKLIVARELLKEHEQAQARSAV
- a CDS encoding enoyl-CoA hydratase-related protein, with translation MADSIAPLADDSLLLVRGPEEGVLEITLNRPQARNALSTPLLRALVALLETADADADVRCVVLTGGPRLFAAGADLAEMAAKDMQAVLLEERPRLFAAIARFPKPIVAAVCGYALGGGCELAMHADILIAGESAQFGQPEINLGIIPGAGGTQRLTRVVGKGVAMKLVLAGEFLGAREALSAGLVAEVTTDDECLPRARELALKIASKAPLAVRLAKDAVLQSFETPLATGLAMERRNFVLLAGTEDRREGIAAFLEKRTPSWQGR
- a CDS encoding electron transfer flavoprotein subunit beta/FixA family protein, producing the protein MKILVPVKRVVDYNVKVRVKADGSGVDLANVKMSINPFDEIAVEEAVRLKEAGIATEVVAISCGVAACQETLRTAMAMGADRGILVQCDEPSDVDLQPLAVAKLLKALCDREQPQLVICGKQAIDDDANQTGQMLAALAAWPQATFASAIEIDGRQASVTREIDGGLETLAIPLPAVVTTDLRLNEPRYATLPNIMKAKKKPLDTVSAADLGVDVTPRLTTLKVSEPPGRSPGIKVGNVAELLQKLRTEAKVI
- a CDS encoding RidA family protein, whose translation is MSNKIIQPEGWIAPKGYANGIEARGRQIYVGGQIGWNAECKFETDDLVEQIRQALQNCVDVVRTAGGGPEHIVRMTWYLKDKKEYVARLKDVGVVYRDVIGRNYPAMSAIQIADLVEDEAKVEIEVTAVIPD
- a CDS encoding thioesterase family protein, which produces MTTMLTLPPREALPGEFMAERLVRFAHCDPAGIVFFPRYFEMLNGVVEDWWAHLGKPWTETVSQRRLGTPTAKLDTTFVAPSRLGDTLCFHLSVERIGRSSLDLRHRIVGADGQERVRFDQCLVATSLETHRSIPWPEDIRQAITRFKERS
- the pcaF gene encoding 3-oxoadipyl-CoA thiolase translates to MNEAYICDAVRTPIGRYGGALSSVRTDDLAAIPLRALLERNRSVAWNQVDDVILGCANQAGEDNRNVARMAALLAGLPIDVPGTTINRLCGSGMDAVGAAARAIKGGEAELLIAGGVESMSRAPFVLPKSDSAFGRSMSIHDTTIGWRFVNPQMKQQFGTHSMPETADNVAADYGISRADQDLFAWRSQQRWAAAQAAGRFAEEIVPVRIPQKKGDSKVVTADEHPRPDTTLEMLAGLKGVNGPALSVTPGNASGVNDGACALLIASAASADRYGLRPRARILGMATAGVEPRVMGIGPVPATKKLLARLGLTLAQMDVIELNEAFAAQGLAVLRQLGIPDDAPHVNPNGGAIAMGHPLGMSGARLVATATHELVRRGGRYALCTMCIGVGQGIAMVIERV
- a CDS encoding 3-hydroxyacyl-CoA dehydrogenase gives rise to the protein MSPLPHSCPVAVIGSGAMGSGIAQVAAQAGHPVRLFDARPDAAASAVDAIRKQFFRLADKGRLPPAEADAAGARLSAAASLADLAGCGLVIEAIVENLDAKRSLFRDLEEVVDADCLFATNTSSISVTAIAAGLRHPGRVVGMHFFNPAPLMALVEIVSGLATDRTAADTVFATAAAWGKRPVRAKSTPGFIVNRVARPYYSEALRLLNEGVADCATLDALMREAGGFRMGPFELMDLIGLDVNFAVTNSVWQAFFNDARYTPSQIQQEYVAAGWFGRKSGRGFYDYGADAVKPEPNTVAPLPLPPAIALHGASLLAEALAQRLAARDVRLTRQPESHDGLIATAGKARLYVTDGRSATRRAADNGFADTVVVDLAADYATASRLALAAAETCSNEAADAAIGLLQAAGIAVSHLRDTPGLPVMRTVAMLANEASDAVNQGVSDPGGIDTAMRLGVGYPRGPLEWAESLGLPAIRTVLAHLADAYGEDRYRISPLIEQRYFAAMTPRNS